In Erigeron canadensis isolate Cc75 chromosome 7, C_canadensis_v1, whole genome shotgun sequence, one DNA window encodes the following:
- the LOC122606934 gene encoding uncharacterized protein LOC122606934, which yields MFRITISSSHGQISNQFLHKPSSIFFNLFHTPPTSQPTNLQSHIIADYLINSLKFTTQEAITATTKLHHLKSTENPQSVISFLENNNLSQTQIKSIVLSQPQILLKKVDKTLEPKFKLFSDIGLSGSDLVAVIKKDSNLLSRGLHTSIVPTINFLMRLLGSNEKIVKAIKKSHWPFYGKFFRSNVLLLEKYGVGSKDIERVILRNPRLVTQSPIRLEEKLVEVEKEFGISPGSSMFSYGLSALCSMSKLNLTRKFEVFRSFGWCDSDIGVLAKSQPICLTHSEERLSKMLSYFMGELGYTSSWLSTRGNVLMYNLDKRIKPRYQVFKALTEKGVSGKEFHSMVCLSDVDFVKHVVERHKEELPDQLYERFTKKSKPA from the coding sequence ATGTTCCGTATAACCATCAGCAGCAGCCATGGCCAAATCTCCAACCAATTTCTTCACAAACCATCTTCAATCTTCTTCAATCTCTTTCACACTCCACCAACATCACAACCCACAAATCTCCAATCTCATATCATAGCAGATTACCTTATAAATTCACTCAAATTCACAACACAAGAAGCCATCACAGCCACAACAAAACTACACCACTTAAAGTCCACTGAAAACCCACAATCTGTCATCAGTTTTCTTGAAAATAACAATCTTTCACAAACCCAAATCAAATCCATTGTTCTTTCACAACCccagattttattaaaaaaagtggACAAAACCCTTGAGccaaaattcaaacttttttCAGATATCGGGCTTTCGGGTTCGGACCTTGTTGCTGTTATAAAGAAAGATTCAAACTTGTTATCAAGAGGTTTGCATACTTCTATTGTTCCCACTATTAAttttttgatgagacttttagGTAGTAATGAGAAAATTGTTAAAGCTATTAAGAAGTCACATTGGCCTTTTTATGGAAAGTTTTTTAGAAGTAATGTGTTGTTATTGGAAAAATATGGGGTGGGTAGTAAAGATATTGAAAGGGTTATACTTAGAAACCCTAGGTTAGTTACTCAAAGCCCGATAAGGTTAGAAGAGAAGCTCGTTGAGGTCGAAAAAGAATTTGGAATTTCCCCGGGTTCTAGTATGTTTAGTTATGGGCTTTCGGCTCTTTGTTCGATGAGTAAGTTGAATTTGACGAGAAAGTTTGAGGTGTTTAGGAGTTTTGGGTGGTGTGATTCGGATATAGGTGTACTTGCTAAGAGTCAACCGATATGTTTGACGCATTCTGAGGAGAGGTTGAGTAAAATGTTGAGTTATTTTATGGGAGAACTTGGTTATACGTCGTCGTGGTTGTCTACTCGGGGGAATGTTTTGATGTATAATTTGGATAAAAGGATTAAACCAAGGTATCAAGTGTTCAAGGCTTTGACTGAGAAAGGGGTGAGTGGAAAGGAGTTTCATTCAATGGTGTGCTTATCCGATGTTGATTTTGTGAAGCATGTTGTGGAACGTCATAAGGAAGAGCTTCCTGATCAATTGTATGAAAGATTTACCAAAAAGTCTAAACCCGCGTAG